A window of the Bdellovibrio sp. ZAP7 genome harbors these coding sequences:
- a CDS encoding glycoside hydrolase family 44 protein, with translation MKSVWKKRQRIMSYTALLALMLLFQNCSSTGFETPASTTGSQSTPGTTPSPSPTASPSPTVSPSPTVSPTASPTVSPTVSPTVSPSPTTTPLPAADVTFNIDVNLNRHTISPYIYGSNYETSLFNNIGSFRMGGNRWTTYNWENNATNGGTDYNNSSGNRVCELVNCGNNSEVPGEAVRLGVLLAYKYGAAPVVTIPIVDYVAADKNGTITAQASDTNPRFRRNLDRKPSSVTTPVASLNDNYVYQDEAVTYFQNTFKTELAAGKKIHYMLDNEPAIWKTTHPLIHPQKTSYAEMKEKTIRFASMIKEKAPNSMVFGPVAYGFNEMMSLQDADDRSNGEYMSWYLQQLAAAEKTYGKRLVDVLDMHWGSEARGDGNRVLDETVAQTAGLIAARLQAPRSLWDPNYKETSWIVDDYLKAPLKWIPRLKERIATYNPGTKISFSEYNHGGGGIISGGIAEADVLGIFGREDVYLATHWDREDSPYIYGAMRLFVNYDGAGARVGDISVKAVSTSDDKSSVYAMQSSTDSKKLYIVAINKTSAALSTNISIANAGSFTKYSRYMIYDGVSTPKSMGDTAISGSAFNYSMPAMSVTTMVLSAP, from the coding sequence ATGAAATCTGTCTGGAAAAAACGCCAACGTATTATGTCGTATACGGCGCTTCTTGCGCTGATGCTCCTATTCCAAAACTGCTCCAGCACGGGTTTCGAAACACCGGCAAGTACGACAGGCAGCCAGTCAACTCCAGGTACGACTCCCAGTCCATCTCCCACGGCAAGCCCTTCGCCGACCGTAAGTCCGTCACCAACCGTTTCTCCTACAGCAAGCCCAACGGTAAGCCCGACAGTGTCACCAACGGTGAGCCCGTCACCAACGACAACGCCACTGCCAGCAGCTGATGTAACATTTAATATTGATGTGAATTTAAATCGTCACACGATTTCTCCTTATATCTATGGTTCAAACTATGAGACCAGTTTGTTCAATAATATTGGTTCCTTCCGCATGGGGGGTAACCGTTGGACGACTTATAACTGGGAGAATAATGCGACCAATGGTGGCACCGACTATAACAATTCCAGCGGTAATCGCGTTTGTGAACTCGTGAACTGCGGTAATAACAGTGAAGTTCCGGGGGAGGCGGTGCGCCTGGGTGTTTTGCTGGCCTATAAATATGGAGCCGCTCCGGTTGTGACGATTCCGATCGTTGACTATGTTGCTGCCGATAAAAATGGGACAATCACAGCACAAGCCTCGGATACGAATCCACGCTTTAGAAGAAATCTGGATCGTAAGCCGTCCTCGGTGACGACTCCTGTAGCAAGCCTTAATGACAACTACGTTTATCAAGACGAAGCGGTGACGTACTTCCAGAATACTTTTAAAACGGAACTCGCAGCAGGCAAGAAAATACACTACATGCTGGATAACGAACCGGCGATTTGGAAAACCACGCATCCGTTGATTCATCCGCAAAAGACTTCCTATGCCGAGATGAAAGAAAAGACGATTCGTTTTGCCAGTATGATTAAAGAAAAAGCACCGAACTCAATGGTGTTCGGTCCTGTGGCTTATGGTTTTAATGAAATGATGAGCTTGCAAGATGCCGACGATCGCAGCAACGGTGAATACATGTCCTGGTACTTGCAGCAATTAGCTGCCGCAGAAAAAACTTATGGCAAACGCCTGGTGGATGTTTTGGATATGCACTGGGGTTCTGAGGCTCGTGGTGATGGCAACCGTGTGCTTGATGAGACCGTCGCGCAGACGGCAGGCTTGATTGCGGCGCGCCTGCAGGCGCCGCGTTCGTTGTGGGATCCCAACTATAAAGAGACTTCCTGGATTGTGGATGATTATTTAAAGGCGCCTCTAAAGTGGATTCCACGGTTAAAAGAACGTATTGCGACTTATAACCCGGGCACAAAGATTTCTTTTTCTGAATACAATCACGGTGGTGGCGGCATCATTTCTGGTGGTATCGCTGAAGCTGATGTTTTGGGTATCTTCGGCCGTGAAGATGTATATCTTGCGACTCACTGGGACCGGGAAGATTCGCCGTACATTTATGGTGCGATGAGATTGTTCGTGAATTACGACGGTGCGGGTGCCCGCGTGGGTGATATCTCGGTAAAAGCCGTTTCTACGAGTGATGATAAGTCTTCGGTGTATGCGATGCAGTCCTCCACGGACAGCAAGAAGCTTTATATCGTGGCGATCAATAAAACGTCGGCGGCATTAAGCACGAATATCAGCATTGCAAATGCCGGGTCCTTTACGAAATACTCGCGCTATATGATCTATGACGGTGTCTCCACGCCGAAGAGCATGGGTGACACGGCAATCAGTGGCAGCGCCTTTAATTACTCGATGCCGGCGATGAGTGTGACGACGATGGTTCTGTCGGCACCGTAA
- a CDS encoding Ig-like domain-containing protein, giving the protein MGTHVRTGKPSLLRARSQKWIVAVSLFLTACSMDALIDDFNKINTSNITGYIANYSANSSQASAQSLTTCTTPVVNLYKLDANGERIKPAAASTGVDETGAYTINLQSAGFETEALKTNPMLIEVNGCSAGVFFRPITGYSEQNVNMSSSLLGFMVNTDYKAKLAAALQDNGADLQSLMLILGSPDSMQKSYEILVANTEATDKFTQIFGVGPEALLDASPEVTYVNVPSLVQERVTYQFEADSSHWSPSYTTIYEWKKNASSLGAGKSFSFAPGGNSQGNHTLTLYVGQDDGSGHVNTTKPNKVFTVPVEITNNVPPQPPSFTVTSPSIAGGQPVNTRNLVIGIQTGAALANCDTFSSLVMTESSAMPSEATNFPIVCTQNGTQSLNVTLSAGEGAKTLYLWAKDASGLISSVPTTLAVVLDTVTPTVTISTQPLAQSKSSSQVFAFTGNDGSGTIDRFECKIDADAWTSCSSPLSLAGLAEGDHTFNVRAVDTAGNISTPDSKTWHIDLTAPTLTLAGPPAITNSLSSVFTLTGVDTGGSGMGGYQCSLDSGGYASCTAVVNYVLVAGSHTFKARAYDVAGNVSNILTHSWTIDTTPPIVTITSKPSATTNATTAAFGFVGTDSGGASISGYECELDAGGFAACTTGKSYSALADGSHTFKVRATDTAGNLSAVTTYTWVINTVTPMASITSSPDSITNQTSATFAFFATPPSGGSIASYQCKLDGGAFGACTSPHTYNGLVQGTHTFTVHSVDNLGNDSDDTSYTWVIDTTNPTLTITDHPALSTNSATAQFKFTGADTGGGAIEKYYCDIDGGGFTECASPKNLTSLAEGSHTFQVKVMDTAGNTSTVASYTWSVDLTSPVLTLLTKPNSLTNQTTASFTFSASDAGSISGYECKIDGGTAVSCVSGVSYSSLTAGAHNFEVVAIDDAGNYSSSISYSWTIDLTAPTVTITAKPAANSNSSTATFSFTGMDTGGGAIAGYKCKIDGGAYSTCMSGGSYNSLAEGSHTVYLYASDTAGNDGTPISYTFVVDTVAPTLTITTPASNGYVIPVGNVSAVTFSGACSEEGLSVTLTGVSVVPVLCSSGAYTIVANMSSLPDGTYTISAVQVDAAGNSGASSNRTVIKDATAPTITVTTPSVVKGGGVISATWTNTEANVAASSSFTVELYDGTTWTNVGTKTATAGANSAVSYSLTGITVPVVNTGSAKIRVSLTDAAGNAKTTTSGSFAIDSSAPTLSSFTVNGGAPSTTNNNVLIGFNGTDSYSNIAKICMQMTATAPTAASNCWIPVNSYGLTAAKNLVTSSIYYNVGLVSGTFNIYIWLMDAVGNISTNAATAGVDKGSVVYNSPNPPGISAIQLTSTDTPNSPPAGSDLIVGAGQAIYLKWNITSTTGLATNPIKVTYTTDDATEGGVLSSGLANAGNGGCNVTAGYTGCAVFTAPVGTYFRLKIQATDSQGFFTTIASNPLNSGKINFLAGNTDLGLNSSAKSAIIKPTGTYSLAVLDDGRIFVIDTRGLAWVNPATGVYEILATTASSASGDGGVLTSAKFKALNGIWVDSNNDVLVADSNYIRKINTKVSPMTISRFIGGGTDTSSYVAVATNYKASVMKHLTVASNGDIYFTGENGLKVRKYTAATGAISLITLSGTGNSSSSTQNNALCTFSNYFVSFDSSGIAERMGWSMSSGNASSSCPLGSTSETKAYAQVDPTTGVAQLPAPSRVNSSTGYREYVDFYNDKSGNLYTGYSNSTNAQGIFKFEPVSMTWTRIYGSANFGTCADGTAQENCGIVAASIAFNSQGQLFYIDGKSNAVRTIDYEGKVRTLVGDRLGSDDGKNALVSRFANLTDVKGWTSSGTNYITMYDFDDVRIREFTPGGSLTTLAGQQYSKMPTNGSTAATNPLTNVYDAAPTRFVLGANGDIYMPRTAATIAKISRATGNWEDLNTNGVYGPGPVALSGNKLLVSTFSYNGTLNSLVDSRLSIVDTVAKTISRAAYDGSTSIGTTICADGSLVNGGCAVTGLAKDESYQGAFDVATNSWLVADTNGYRIASFALDASGNMSTLFTAPRAFSKFAINRTSNLSVNHVYICSSGSLYKYDLNNSGAETLLALPNSTFTCDGPITYDSNRNSLLFVYKQNGLQGVAEVVSP; this is encoded by the coding sequence ATGGGAACGCACGTACGTACTGGAAAACCATCGCTACTGCGCGCACGATCACAAAAATGGATCGTGGCGGTTTCCCTATTTCTTACTGCTTGTTCCATGGATGCGTTGATTGATGACTTTAATAAGATCAATACCAGCAACATCACAGGTTACATCGCAAATTATTCTGCAAACTCTAGCCAAGCCTCTGCACAAAGTTTAACGACCTGTACGACGCCTGTTGTGAATCTCTATAAGTTGGATGCTAATGGGGAGAGAATTAAACCCGCTGCGGCTTCCACGGGGGTCGACGAAACCGGTGCTTATACTATTAATTTGCAAAGTGCGGGTTTTGAAACTGAGGCATTGAAAACAAATCCGATGCTTATTGAAGTCAACGGATGTTCCGCCGGTGTTTTCTTTAGACCGATCACGGGTTACTCCGAGCAAAACGTCAATATGTCATCGTCGTTGTTGGGCTTTATGGTCAACACCGATTATAAAGCGAAACTGGCAGCGGCCCTTCAGGATAATGGCGCCGATTTGCAATCTTTGATGTTAATCTTGGGTTCGCCAGACAGCATGCAAAAGTCTTATGAAATCTTAGTGGCGAATACCGAAGCCACCGATAAGTTCACACAGATTTTTGGCGTGGGTCCAGAGGCTTTGTTGGATGCATCTCCTGAAGTGACTTATGTCAATGTACCGTCCTTAGTACAAGAACGCGTCACTTACCAATTCGAGGCGGATTCATCGCATTGGTCACCAAGCTATACCACGATTTATGAGTGGAAAAAGAACGCTTCATCCCTGGGGGCGGGGAAGTCCTTTTCTTTTGCACCAGGTGGGAACTCTCAAGGCAACCATACCCTGACGCTTTACGTGGGGCAGGATGATGGCTCCGGTCACGTAAATACGACGAAGCCAAACAAGGTCTTTACGGTTCCCGTCGAGATCACAAACAATGTTCCTCCGCAGCCACCGAGCTTTACGGTGACATCTCCGTCGATCGCAGGTGGCCAGCCGGTGAATACGCGCAATCTGGTGATTGGTATTCAGACCGGGGCTGCACTTGCGAACTGTGATACTTTTAGTTCCTTGGTAATGACTGAAAGTTCAGCGATGCCAAGTGAAGCTACGAACTTTCCAATTGTGTGTACCCAAAATGGCACGCAAAGTTTGAATGTTACGCTATCTGCGGGTGAAGGAGCGAAAACCCTTTATCTTTGGGCAAAAGATGCTTCGGGATTGATTTCATCCGTTCCAACAACACTTGCTGTTGTTCTGGACACGGTGACACCGACGGTGACGATCTCAACTCAACCGTTGGCGCAAAGCAAATCCAGTTCTCAAGTATTTGCCTTCACCGGCAATGATGGCAGTGGAACTATCGATCGCTTTGAGTGTAAAATTGATGCGGATGCCTGGACTTCGTGTTCAAGTCCTCTGTCCCTGGCGGGCTTAGCAGAAGGCGATCACACATTTAATGTCAGAGCTGTCGATACGGCGGGGAATATCTCCACTCCGGATTCTAAAACTTGGCATATCGATTTAACGGCTCCGACGTTGACGTTGGCAGGACCACCAGCAATTACAAATTCTTTGTCTTCAGTTTTCACTCTGACGGGAGTGGACACAGGTGGTTCTGGTATGGGCGGCTATCAATGCAGCTTGGATTCCGGCGGCTATGCAAGTTGTACAGCGGTGGTTAACTATGTTTTAGTAGCAGGCAGCCACACCTTTAAAGCGCGTGCCTATGACGTGGCCGGAAATGTCTCAAACATTCTGACTCACTCGTGGACGATCGATACGACTCCACCAATAGTGACGATTACATCGAAACCTTCTGCAACAACGAATGCCACGACTGCGGCTTTTGGTTTTGTCGGTACGGACTCGGGTGGTGCGAGTATTTCGGGTTACGAGTGTGAACTTGATGCCGGGGGATTTGCGGCTTGTACAACAGGTAAGTCATATTCCGCATTGGCTGATGGCAGCCATACGTTTAAAGTTCGTGCCACAGACACTGCGGGGAATTTGAGTGCCGTCACGACATATACATGGGTGATTAATACTGTCACTCCGATGGCATCCATTACCTCATCACCGGACAGTATTACGAATCAAACTTCAGCGACGTTCGCGTTCTTCGCGACTCCGCCATCAGGTGGTTCGATCGCAAGTTATCAGTGTAAATTAGATGGCGGTGCCTTCGGTGCTTGTACTTCTCCACACACTTATAATGGATTGGTGCAGGGGACTCATACTTTTACGGTTCATTCCGTGGATAATCTTGGCAATGACAGCGATGATACATCCTATACTTGGGTTATTGATACGACGAATCCTACTTTAACTATTACCGATCATCCGGCTCTGAGTACAAACTCTGCGACAGCACAGTTTAAATTCACCGGTGCCGATACGGGTGGCGGAGCTATTGAGAAGTACTACTGCGATATCGATGGTGGTGGCTTTACAGAATGTGCGAGCCCTAAAAATCTAACATCGTTAGCAGAAGGCTCACATACTTTTCAAGTGAAAGTCATGGACACGGCAGGCAACACATCGACAGTGGCAAGCTATACGTGGTCTGTGGACTTAACGTCACCGGTACTGACTCTGTTGACGAAGCCAAACAGTCTGACGAATCAAACGACGGCATCGTTTACGTTCAGCGCGTCCGATGCCGGCTCTATCTCTGGATATGAATGTAAAATTGACGGTGGGACTGCGGTGTCGTGTGTGTCAGGGGTATCTTATTCTTCTTTGACAGCTGGCGCACACAATTTTGAAGTGGTGGCCATTGACGATGCTGGAAACTATTCGTCTTCGATTTCATATTCCTGGACAATCGATTTAACGGCACCGACTGTGACGATCACGGCGAAACCCGCTGCGAACTCCAACTCGTCAACGGCGACATTCAGTTTCACAGGCATGGACACGGGCGGTGGTGCAATTGCAGGCTATAAGTGTAAAATTGATGGTGGAGCTTATTCGACTTGTATGTCGGGTGGTTCTTATAACTCTCTGGCTGAAGGCAGTCATACTGTTTATCTTTATGCATCGGATACGGCTGGAAATGATGGCACTCCGATTTCCTACACATTTGTGGTGGATACAGTTGCTCCCACACTGACGATCACGACGCCGGCTAGTAATGGCTATGTGATTCCAGTTGGAAATGTTTCTGCGGTTACGTTCAGCGGTGCTTGTTCTGAAGAAGGTCTTTCGGTTACTTTGACCGGGGTGAGCGTCGTTCCGGTTCTGTGCTCAAGTGGTGCTTATACGATTGTTGCCAATATGTCTTCTTTGCCAGATGGTACTTATACGATTTCGGCAGTCCAAGTCGATGCCGCAGGAAATAGCGGTGCCTCTTCGAATCGGACAGTCATCAAAGATGCAACAGCTCCAACGATCACAGTCACAACTCCAAGTGTTGTTAAAGGTGGTGGAGTGATCTCTGCAACTTGGACTAACACCGAAGCCAACGTTGCCGCGAGCTCTTCATTCACGGTCGAGCTTTATGATGGCACGACGTGGACCAACGTTGGCACTAAAACGGCGACGGCAGGTGCAAATAGCGCTGTCAGCTACTCGTTGACGGGGATCACGGTTCCAGTTGTAAATACCGGTTCTGCTAAGATTCGTGTTTCGTTGACGGACGCCGCTGGCAACGCAAAAACAACGACATCGGGATCGTTTGCCATTGATAGCAGTGCGCCAACTCTTTCAAGCTTCACCGTGAATGGTGGTGCGCCTTCAACGACGAACAACAACGTTTTGATCGGCTTTAACGGGACGGACAGTTACAGTAATATCGCTAAAATCTGCATGCAGATGACCGCGACCGCACCGACAGCTGCAAGCAACTGTTGGATTCCTGTGAACTCCTATGGTTTGACGGCGGCAAAAAACCTGGTGACGTCTTCGATTTACTATAACGTGGGGTTGGTGTCAGGAACGTTTAATATCTACATTTGGTTGATGGATGCTGTAGGTAATATTTCGACAAATGCGGCTACGGCGGGTGTTGATAAGGGCAGTGTGGTTTATAACTCGCCAAACCCTCCTGGCATCAGTGCAATTCAATTAACTTCAACGGATACACCGAATTCGCCCCCAGCAGGATCAGATCTGATTGTGGGTGCAGGGCAGGCTATTTATTTGAAATGGAATATTACAAGCACTACAGGTCTCGCAACGAATCCTATCAAAGTGACTTATACCACTGATGACGCCACAGAGGGTGGAGTGCTTTCTTCAGGGTTGGCAAATGCTGGCAACGGCGGTTGTAACGTCACTGCAGGTTACACAGGTTGTGCTGTGTTCACAGCTCCAGTGGGCACATACTTCCGCTTAAAAATTCAGGCGACAGATTCCCAAGGCTTCTTTACAACGATCGCAAGTAATCCCCTGAACTCGGGTAAGATTAATTTCTTAGCGGGTAATACCGACTTGGGCCTTAATTCCAGTGCGAAATCAGCCATTATCAAGCCAACGGGAACTTACTCTCTGGCAGTTCTTGATGATGGTCGCATCTTTGTGATCGATACACGCGGTCTTGCGTGGGTAAATCCAGCAACGGGTGTATATGAGATTCTGGCGACAACGGCATCGTCAGCTTCTGGTGACGGTGGAGTCTTAACAAGTGCCAAGTTCAAAGCACTCAATGGTATCTGGGTTGACAGTAATAATGATGTGCTGGTCGCAGATAGTAACTACATCAGAAAGATAAACACTAAAGTCAGTCCAATGACGATCTCTCGCTTTATCGGGGGAGGCACTGACACAAGTTCTTACGTGGCCGTGGCTACCAATTATAAAGCGAGCGTGATGAAGCATCTCACCGTAGCCTCAAATGGTGATATCTATTTCACGGGTGAAAATGGCTTGAAGGTGCGCAAGTACACGGCAGCCACAGGAGCGATCAGTCTGATCACTCTGTCCGGTACGGGTAATAGCAGCTCTTCCACTCAGAATAATGCCCTTTGTACTTTCAGTAACTACTTTGTGAGTTTCGATTCTTCTGGTATTGCGGAAAGAATGGGTTGGTCCATGTCTTCGGGCAATGCATCTTCATCTTGTCCTTTGGGGTCCACTTCGGAAACAAAAGCCTACGCGCAAGTGGATCCAACGACGGGTGTGGCACAGTTACCGGCACCATCCCGCGTGAACTCTTCAACGGGTTACCGCGAGTATGTAGACTTCTATAATGATAAGAGCGGTAACTTATATACCGGTTACTCCAATTCAACCAATGCTCAGGGTATTTTTAAGTTTGAGCCTGTTTCCATGACCTGGACGCGTATCTATGGCAGTGCCAATTTCGGAACTTGCGCTGATGGAACCGCTCAGGAAAATTGTGGGATCGTAGCGGCCTCTATCGCCTTTAACAGCCAGGGACAGCTATTCTATATCGATGGTAAATCCAATGCGGTTCGTACTATTGACTATGAAGGTAAGGTCAGAACTCTAGTGGGGGACCGTCTGGGATCTGATGATGGAAAAAATGCCCTGGTCAGTCGTTTTGCAAATCTGACCGATGTGAAGGGTTGGACGTCGTCTGGAACGAACTATATTACGATGTATGACTTTGACGACGTCCGCATTCGCGAGTTCACACCAGGTGGATCTTTAACGACTCTGGCGGGCCAGCAGTATTCAAAAATGCCGACCAATGGATCGACGGCTGCTACGAATCCGTTGACGAATGTATATGATGCCGCTCCGACGCGATTCGTGTTAGGCGCGAACGGTGATATTTATATGCCAAGAACCGCTGCGACGATCGCGAAGATTTCGCGGGCCACGGGCAATTGGGAAGACCTCAATACGAATGGCGTTTACGGACCAGGCCCCGTGGCTTTAAGCGGGAACAAACTTCTGGTATCGACATTCTCTTATAACGGAACTCTGAACTCCCTGGTGGACTCGCGCCTAAGTATCGTCGATACTGTTGCGAAAACAATTAGTCGTGCCGCATATGATGGAAGCACGTCCATTGGAACGACGATTTGTGCGGATGGTTCCCTGGTGAATGGCGGATGTGCTGTAACGGGCCTTGCGAAAGACGAAAGCTATCAAGGCGCATTTGACGTTGCTACGAACAGCTGGTTGGTCGCTGATACAAATGGCTACCGCATTGCTAGCTTTGCCTTGGATGCTTCCGGCAACATGAGTACGCTGTTTACGGCTCCTCGTGCATTCTCTAAATTTGCGATCAACCGCACTTCGAACTTATCTGTAAATCATGTCTATATCTGTTCAAGCGGTTCGCTTTATAAATATGACTTGAACAATTCGGGAGCCGAGACATTGTTAGCTCTGCCAAATTCGACTTTCACCTGTGATGGTCCTATCACTTACGATAGCAACCGCAATAGCTTGCTCTTCGTCTATAAACAAAATGGCCTTCAGGGTGTGGCTGAAGTCGTAAGCCCTTAG
- a CDS encoding nuclear transport factor 2 family protein — protein sequence MNTQTQKDTLAVGKKLVDYCKSNKVVEAINDLYGKDIESREAFESPGMPAESRGIENALKKNKHWEETMEIHSSQIDGPFPLGDRFAVHFKYDATDKKTQKKWAMEEVGVYTVKDGKIVKEEFFYSM from the coding sequence ATGAATACCCAAACTCAAAAGGACACCTTAGCTGTCGGAAAAAAACTCGTCGATTACTGTAAAAGCAATAAAGTGGTCGAAGCTATCAATGACCTTTATGGCAAAGACATCGAAAGCCGGGAAGCCTTCGAATCACCTGGAATGCCTGCAGAATCCCGAGGAATAGAAAATGCGCTCAAAAAAAACAAACACTGGGAAGAAACGATGGAGATTCATTCCTCCCAAATTGATGGTCCATTTCCTTTGGGCGATCGATTCGCAGTCCACTTTAAATACGATGCGACTGATAAAAAAACTCAAAAAAAATGGGCTATGGAAGAAGTGGGAGTCTACACCGTGAAAGACGGAAAAATTGTGAAAGAAGAATTTTTTTACTCGATGTAG